The following proteins come from a genomic window of Mycosarcoma maydis chromosome 22, whole genome shotgun sequence:
- a CDS encoding uncharacterized protein (related to ULS1 ubiquitin ligase for SUMO conjugates) yields the protein MEAMRRKILEEQLAAIERARREHEQLRSSSSLASAPSASASSSSSSASSNPAISSLPHRNKHAPPPKVKLYQPPLVPHVPSSTYQPSSSHTNVATGSGSRNDPIVFGESSPIGAASHQSPFQPTRPFEDTSSTRAPLNSITSSYAASQPFRSPNSKSTQAPFISPKTTPPPLKSNNPFYHSPLAQRSSPSKAKHAQAQSLYMSDDYDPTAAAPFRTVISDSPAVGASIDAATRDRQIQDLVHNMVNVTDVSDDAKTSAHIPGLKCMLLPHQVQGVTWMREREKGKAKGGILADDMGLGKTVQTLALIVSNQPGQDSSTIDLQVPSEDAPGKRGKKAASNDQNTVDAPAPAPSLSTSLLPRRDMASKTTLIIAPLAVIKQWEREVAEKTQAGLKVYLYHGPSRAKKASYFTKFDIVITTYTTVASEYGNYLSKLDAQAKGTLPLTTSSKSKPKSKSKAKSNPKSKSTCRTNARALPIDSDAESASDHGGVEINSEDSDDSFADAPTPANAIKKVMCTPLFESAWLRIVLDEAQNIKNHKAKCSRACFLLSANAESRWCLTGTPLQNDAFEMFSLIHFLRIQPFDDYQHFKEKIGDPLKSNNQNRVNWGMKRLCFVLQTIMLRRTKEAKTDDGKPILNLPKRNLELLELEFDSPQEKQFYLGLQERIRQAFELASGKKDMIEGLVLLLRLRQACSHPAMVTGSLRTDAGAIGSATTGEPLSQPSGSTATVEDDDDDDGLAAMLSGLSVKTKRCDQCNVEMAANAIPCRDTPNVPGDLMAAVNSNLAKRLLCNECIALATSHSQDLFASSSGSTKTRKMLSLLSQIRAADATEKTIVFSQFTSFLNIVEPHLQRHGFKYVRYDGSMKPQERESALERIRSDASVTVILISFKAGSTGLNLTSCSRVILMDLWWNPQIEEQAFDRAHRLGQTRDVTIYKLSIKDTVEERILKLQEKKRALAKAALEGSKLVKGNRLDFKEIWFLFNGTDR from the coding sequence ATGGAGGCGATGCGCAGAAAAATCCTTGAGGAGCAGCTGGCTGCCATTGAGCGAGCCAGACGCGAACACGAGCAACTACGCTCTTCCTCCAGTCTCGCCTCTGCACcttctgcttccgcttcctcttcctcttcgtctgCCAGCTCGAATCCGGCTATCTCCTCCTTGCCACATCGAAACAAGCATGCCCCACCCCCCAAAGTCAAACTCTATCAGCCGCCTCTCGTACCACATGTTCCGTCAAGTACTTATCAGCCAAGTAGCTCCCACACAAACGTCGCCACAGGCAGCGGTTCCCGCAATGATCCCATCGTCTTTGGCGAATCTTCGCCCATAGGAGCTGCCTCGCATCAGAGTCCTTTTCAACCCACCAGACCGTTTGAAGACACAAGCTCAACTCGTGCGCCTCTCAACTCCATCACTTCGAGCTACGCTGCCTCTCAGCCTTTTCGATCTCCTAACTCCAAATCCACTCAAGCACCCTTCATCTCGCCCAAAACCactccaccaccgctgaAAAGCAACAATCCTTTCTATCATTCACCCCTAGCCCAACGCTCATCACCCTccaaagccaagcacgcACAGGCACAGTCTCTCTACATGAGTGACGATTACGACCCAACAGCTGCCGCGCCCTTCCGCACCGTGATTAGCGACAGTCCTGCCGTGGGCGCTTCCATCGATGCAGCAACGCGTGACAGGCAAATCCAGGATCTTGTCCACAACATGGTCAACGTCACCGACGTCTCGGACGACGCAAAGACGAGCGCACACATCCCTGGCCTCAAGTGCATGCTCCTGCCTCATCAGGTCCAAGGCGTCACATGGATGCGCGAGCGCGAAAAGGGAAAGGCTAAAGGTGGCATCCTTGCCGATGATATGGGCCTTGGTAAAACGGTTCAGACACTGGCTCTCATTGTCTCTAATCAACCGGGACAAGACTCGTCCACGATCGACCTCCAAGTGCCATCAGAGGATGCACCAGGCAAACGCGGAAAAAAAGCAGCGTCCAACGATCAGAACACTGTCGAtgcaccagcaccggcaCCATCTCTGTCCACCAGTCTtctgcctcgtcgagacATGGCCTCCAAGACGACTCTTATCATCGCTCCTCTTGCCGTCATCAAACAGTGGGAGCGCGAAGTCGCCGAAAAGACACAAGCCGGTCTCAAGGTCTACCTCTACCACGGCCCTTCGCGTGCCAAGAAGGCTTCCTACTTTACCAAGTTTGACATTGTCATCACCACCTACACCACCGTAGCCAGCGAGTACGGCAACTACCTGTCCAAACTCGACGCTCAAGCCAAAGGCACACTGCCGCTCACCACTAGTTCCAAGTCCAAGCCCAAGTCCAAGTCCAAGGCTAAATCCAATCCAAAGTCCAAGTCGACTTGTCGCACCAATGCTCGCGCCCTCCCGATCGACTCGGATGCCGAGTCCGCATCCGACCATGGCGGAGTCGAAATCAATTCTGAGGATTCAGACGACTCTTTTGCAGATGCACCTACGCCAGCGAATGCTATCAAGAAAGTGATGTGCACGCCGCTCTTTGAGTCAGCCTGGCTTCGGATCGTGCTGGATGAAGCGCAAAACATCAAGAATCACAAGGCAAAGTGTTCGCGTGCGTGCTTCCTGCTCTCTGCCAATGCTGAATCTCGATGGTGCCTCACCGGCACACCGCTGCAGAACGACGCGTTCGAGATGTTTTCTCTGATCCACTTTTTGCGGATCCAGCCATTTGACGACTATCAGCACTTCAAGGAAAAGATCGGCGATCCGCTCAAGTCGAACAATCAGAATCGAGTGAATTGGGGCATGAAGCGTCTCTGCTTTGTGCTGCAGACCATCATGCTTCGGCGCACCAAGGAGGCCAAGACCGACGATGGCAAGCCTATTCTCAACCTCCCCAAACGCAATctggagctgctcgagctcgaattCGACAGTCCTCAAGAGAAGCAGTTCTACCTCGGACTACAGGAGAGGATCAGGCAAGCGTTTGAGTTGGCGTCCGGTAAGAAGGACATGATCGAAGggcttgtgctgctgcttcggctgcgTCAGGCGTGTAGTCATCCGGCCATGGTCACGGGAAGTCTTCGCACGGATGCCGGAGCCATTGGCTCTGCGACTACTGGCGAGCCATTGTCGCAGCCATCTGGCAGTACTGCGACGgttgaagacgacgacgatgacgatggtcTGGCAGCAATGCTTTCCGGCCTTAGTgtcaagaccaagcgcTGTGACCAGTGCAACGTTGAGATGGCTGCCAATGCCATACCCTGCCGAGACACACCCAATGTTCCAGGCGATCTCATGGCGGCTGTCAATTCGAATCTAGCCAAACGTCTTCTGTGCAACGAGTGCATCGCTCTAGCCACTAGCCACTCGCAAGACCTCttcgcttcgtcgtccgGCTCCACAAAGACGCGAAAGATGCTCTCGCTACTTTCGCAGATCCGCGCAGCGGATGCGACCGAAAAGACGATCGTCTTTTCACAATTCACGTCGTTCCTCAACATTGTCGAACCACATCTGCAGCGTCATGGCTTCAAGTATGTAAGGTACGATGGTTCCATGAAGCCGCAAGAGCGCGAGTCGGCTCTGGAGCGGATCCGTAGCGATGCATCTGTCACTGTGATTTTGATCTCGTTCAAAGCAGGTAGCACCGGCTTGAATCTGACGAGCTGCAGTAGAGTGATCCTGATGGATCTTTGGTGGAATCCACAGATCGAGGAGCAGGCCTTCGACCGTGCACATAGGCTTGGTCAGACACGCGACGTCACCATCTATAAACTCAGTATCAAAGATACCGTTGAAGAGAGGATCTTGAAGCTTCAGGAAAAGAAGAGGGCGCTTGCCAAGGCTGCCTTGGAGGGAAGTAAGCTCGTCAAAGGTAATCGGCTTGACTTTAAGGAGATCTGGTTTTTGTTCAATGGTACCGATCGCTGA
- a CDS encoding putative bifunctional alcohol dehydrogenase/S-(hydroxymethyl)glutathione dehydrogenase — protein MTKGETIKCKAAVAWEAGKPMSIEEVEVEPPRAGEVRVQVTHTGLCHTDAYTLSGSDPEGAFPAILGHEGAGIVESVGEGVDHVKEGDSVILLYTAECRQCKFCKSGKTNLCQAVRATQGQGVMPDKTKRFSCRGKQLFHFMGCSTFSQYTVVSQYSLVAIDPKAPRDKTCLLGCGVTTGWGAATHTAKVEKGSTVAVFGIGCVGLAVITGAVDAGAGRIIAIDTNDQKESWAKKFGATEFINPTKLGDKDIVSHLVDITDGGLDYTFDCTGNVKVMRSALEACHKGWGVSTVIGVAAAGQEIATRPFQLVTGRKWQGSAFGGVKGRSELPGIVQRYLDGSFKVDDYITHTTDLDNINKGFEYMKQGECIRCVANMS, from the coding sequence ATGACCAAAGGCGAGACTATCAAGTGCAAGGCCGCCGTCGCCTGGGAGGCGGGCAAGCCAatgtcgatcgaggaggTCGAGGTTGAGCCTCCTCGCGCTGGCGAGGTCCGTGTGCAGGTTACCCATACCGGTCTCTGCCACACTGACGCCTACACACTCTCGGGATCCGACCCTGAAGGTGCTTTCCCTGCTATTCTCGGCCACGAGGGTGCGGGCATCGTCGAGTCGGTCGGTGAAGGCGTCGACCACGTCAAGGAGGGCGACTCGGTCATCTTGCTCTACACGGCCGAATGCCGTCAGTGCAAGTTCTGCAAGTCCGGAAAGACGAATCTCTGCCAGGCGGTACGTGCTACACAGGGTCAGGGTGTGATGCCAGACAAGACCAAGCGATTCAGCTGCAGGGGCAAGCAACTCTTCCACTTTATGGGGTGCTCCACCTTTTCGCAATACACGGTCGTCTCGCAGTACTCGCTGGTTGCTATCGACCCAAAGGCGCCACGTGACAAGACGTGTCTGCTCGGATGCGGTGTCACTACCGGCTGGGGTGCTGCTACGCACACCGCCAAGGTCGAAAAGGGATCCACGGTAGCCGTCTTCGGTATTGGCTGTGTCGGTCTTGCCGTCATCACCGGGGCTGTGGATGCTGGCGCGGGTCGAatcatcgccatcgacacCAACGACCAAAAGGAGTCATGGGCCAAGAAATTTGGCGCGACCGAGTTCATCAACcccaccaagctcggcgacaAGGACATCGTctcgcacctcgtcgacatcaCCGATGGTGGGCTGGATTACACTTTCGACTGCACCGGCAACGTCAAGGTGATGCGAAGCGCTCTCGAGGCATGTCACAAGGGATGGGGTGTCAGCACTGTGATCGGAGTGGCTGCGGCTGGGCAGGAAATCGCTACGCGCCCCTTCCAACTGGTTACCGGTCGCAAGTGGCAAGGCTCCGCTTTCGGCGGTGTCAAGGGTAGATCCGAATTGCCCGGGATCGTACAGAGATACCTCGACGGCTCCTTCAAGGTGGACGACTACATCACCCATACCACCGACCTCGACAACATCAACAAGGGCTTCGAGTACATGAAGCAGGGAGAGTGCATTCGATGCGTCGCCAACATGTCGTAG
- a CDS encoding uncharacterized protein (related to tetrahydrofolylpolyglutamate synthase), with product MPSADSDSHTPLAGGGPASLIILKTHPPLPAFSIPHRVPDPSSDISSLKLSILRILTGQTNAHSSTKPLTFSEEVKEKAINGWKMQMLTLELRQSDDLDEQDHVQHHQHTSASQPLRGFELQDHHECSLIEQGDMIVVRLKPNHTLDELELPELGPAHRYSAPAGSLTRAGTLSEPPPYSIIQPSEPSSFSSSVGAQPNANYHQHRYQDYRSAFRVVTANHVGSGHIRRSTALNTPSAYTNNPASLGQGLNLLQPSSTKANGNKGKRRTSTAAATPTAAPKPSTSPKLTSSAVLTDANTNTNANAAPTAPTSATTPSTETLASSANPSTVALPASTIDQQNLASPPTSPRLASGSATPVSSSGAFPGAVRRQSSSVVTLQAGQRSTAPATTSASSPKPNGKSSSPFASMPATALVIGPGVQGQVGRNPTSANAPIGSYGAPDLGEYGNLKALVGFTSASGPEIRAKPRRKSSRQNSQEFTWTASDNNVLDPSISRRRPSNPATAAADAAERRAAIVRQSSTDAAATLGTTADAPPKRPVKDRQTSSSSRINKSELPNPPLLPPIQNLAPFPVKPKKERDLPPMPMPMTAHEPNTSMVTVSTPTENRPPRLSFLRKFSTNTQSSRNTDSGQDSPANEPARGGFGFLRQSQTNTAPLDEIDPAIKPAHERESSQNSSLTRAERRYLEVQKALATEREKQAEAEKQRADENLALQVKKDKERERKESEAKKRAEEQKWEMWDEVRRRQKAAKEDKVHPGIQRLYSAAKQESNAKPKSATSAVVVTPSAQPELESSPRDSFATATASSPAIAPVLANDAPSETTQASVGGLASAQHGNGHSHGNDSGLGQRIELGLERITRLLARLGSPHKQFPVIHVAGTNGKGTTIAYLDSVLRNALDIRTGTFVSPHLIERRDCCKVDGKMVSKSLWKQAQSDVLFADQGLDIAASSNDDGQPLKSSPFELLTAQTFQAFSLLPESERPEILLIEVGLGGRLDATNVFDDTQVLASVVCPIDRDHEAFLGSKLEGIAQEKAGIIKHNGLCIIADQRLDDSSVVDQLALGPLQNEAKQLGNRAAGIMDSIRNVCMTHNARLVKTYIPWKVLSLPPTKMDRWGSVIDFTPRLAPTLFLSTSGLNPPSTFVAHPHDPVVFGVPVQVERTRANLTGVCMAVQTLSSIARDEWAQDRWEELRTRIMWGLRDDAESNLRVRESINAVSWAGRCSWHTFDGKHVLIDGAHNEASAKALREYLDSCLSARALSNQAKAKGKSQFEITYILAFSEGKDYEAMVKALLDQPTWVEKQSVALTRFSAPEGMPWVKSVELQDGLKTLKRLSKQLDLGELRVFDSVARAMEWATAKGEAPVVVAGSLYLVADAYRLLRDKGVWSG from the coding sequence ATGCCGTCAGCAGACTCTGACTCGCACACGCCTTTGGCAGGCGGTGGACCTGCCTcgctcatcatcctcaAAACGCATCCGCCTCTGCCAGCATTTAGCATTCCTCACCGTGTCCCCGATCCTTCCTCCGACATTTCTTCCTTGAAACTCTCCATCCTTCGCATCCTCACTGGCCAGACCAATGCGCACTCTTCCACCAAACCACTCACTTTCTCTGAAGAAGTAAAGGAAAAGGCTATCAATGGCTGgaagatgcagatgctcaCTCTTGAACTTCGCCAAAGcgacgacctcgacgagcaagaccaCGTTCAACATCACCAACATACTTCTGCTTCTCAGCCATTGCGcggcttcgagctgcaagaccatcacgaatgcagcctcatcgagcaaggcgatATGATCGTCGTCCGTCTCAAGCCAAACCATACCCtagacgagctcgagctgcccGAGCTTGGTCCAGCCCATCGATATTCCGCTCCAGCCGGCTCACTCACCCGCGCCGGTACGCTTTCCGAACCACCACCGTATTCCATCATCCAACCTTCCGAGCCTTCCTCCTTCTCTTCCTCGGTCGGAGCACAGCCTAACGCCAACTaccatcagcatcgataTCAGGATTATCGTTCCGCCTTCCGCGTTGTCACAGCCAACCATGTCGGTTCCGGTCACATTCGTCGAAGCACAGCGCTTAACACGCCCTCCGCTTACACCAACAACCCGGCTAGCTTGGGCCAAGGCCTCAATCTGTTGCAGCCGTCCTCGACAAAGGCCAATGGAAACAAGGGCAAGCGTCGTACCTcgactgcagctgcgactCCGACTGCGGCCCccaagccaagcacaaGCCCCAAGCTCACCTCATCAGCCGTCTTGACAGACGCAAACACAAACACAAACGCAAACGCTGCCCCCACTGCCCCCACATCTGCTACAACCCCAAGCACCGAGACTCTTGCCTCTTCAGCGAATCCCAGCACGGTAGCGCTCCCTGCTTCCACCATCGACCAACAAAACCTAGCCTCGCCGCCGACATCGCCCAGGCTCGCAAGTGGCTCTGCTACACCGGTATCCTCATCCGGTGCATTCCCGGGCGCTGTGCGCCGACAAAGCTCGTCCGTCGTCACGCTCCAGGCTGGGCAGCGCTCTACCGCTCCAGCAaccacctcggcttccTCGCCCAAGCCAAACGGCAAGTCGTCTTCCCCGTTCGCATCAATGCCTGCCACGGCTCTTGTCATTGGACCAGGTGTACAGGGTCAAGTCGGTCGCAACCCCACGAGCGCAAATGCTCCCATCGGCTCCTATGGTGCTCCCGATTTGGGCGAATATGGCAACCTCAAAGCTCTCGTCGGCTTCACATCAGCTAGCGGACCCGAAATACGCGCAAAGCCACGACGCAAATCAAGCAGACAAAACAGTCAAGAGTTCACTTGGACTGCCTCAGACAACAATGTTCTCGATCCATCTATTTCGCGTCGTAGACCCTCGAACCCggccaccgctgctgctgatgccgcagagagacgagcagctATCGTCAGGCAGTCCTCTACGGACGCAGCTGCCACGCTCGGCACCACAGCCGATGCTCCACCCAAACGGCCCGTCAAGGATCGTCAGACGTCTTCGAGCAGTCGCATCAACAAATCCGAGCTCCCGAATCCTCCGCTCTTGCCTCCCATTCAGAATTTGGCGCCATTCCCAGTAAAGCCAAAGAAGGAGAGAGATTTACCACCCATGCCCATGCCCATGACTGCTCACGAGCCAAATACATCCATGGTCACCGTGAGCACGCCCACCGAAAACAGGCCACCCAGGCTATCGTTTTTGCGCAAGTTCAGTACCAACACACAGTCCAGTAGAAACACTGACAGCGGCCAAGATTCTCCCGCAAATGAGCCGGCAAGAGGTGGATTCGGCTTTCTGCGACAGTCGCAGACGAACACTGCACCGCTCGACGAGATAGATCCGGCCATCAAGCCGGCGCACGAGCGCGAGTCTTCACAGAACAGCAGTTTGACACGCGCTGAAAGGCGATACTTGGAAGTGCAGAAGGCGTTGGCGACCGAGAGAGAAAAGCAGGCCGAAGCcgagaagcagcgagcgGATGAAAATTTGGCTTTGCAGGTGAAAAAGGATAaggagagagaaagaaaggagagcgaggccaagaagaggGCTGAAGAGCAAAAGTGGGAAATGTGGGACGAGGTGAGGCGCAGGCAGAAGGCAGCCAAAGAAGATAAGGTGCATCCAGGCATTCAGAGGCTGTACAGCGCGGCCAAGCAGGAGTCAAATGCCAAGCCTAAGTCGGCAACCTCGGCAGTGGTAGTGACGCCATCCGCCCAGCCAGAGCTCGAGTCATCGCCTCGAGACAGCTTTGCAACCGCTACGGCCTCGTCCCCGGCCATCGCCCCTGTCCTGGCGAACGATGCTCCTTCTGAAACAACGCAAGCTTCGGTAGGTGGTTTGGCTAGTGCACAGCACGGCAACGGTCACAGTCATGGCAATGACAGCGGATTGGGACAGCGCATAGAACTTGGCCTCGAACGCATCACACGCCTACTTGCCCGTTTGGGCTCGCCTCACAAGCAATTTCCCGTCATCCACGTCGCCGGTACCAACGGCAAAGgcaccaccatcgcctACCTCGACTCCGTTCTTCGCAACGCGCTCGACATCCGCACCGGCACCTTTGTTAGTCCGCACCTGATCGAACGACGCGATTGCTGTAAAGTTGACGGCAAGATGGTCTCCAAATCTTTATGGAAGCAAGCTCAGTCGGATGTGCTATTCGCTGATCAAGGACTCGACATTGCTGCTTccagcaacgacgatggTCAACCACTCAAGTCGTCCCCTTTCGAGCTTCTTACCGCGCAGACGTTCCAGGCgttctcgctgctgccagaaTCGGAGCGGCCCGAGATCCTGTTGATCGAGGTAGGGCTAGGTGGCAGGCTGGATGCAACAAATGTGTTTGATGATACGCAGGTGCTGGCGAGTGTCGTATGCCCTATCGATCGAGACCACGAGGCATTCCTCGGTAGCAAGCTCGAAGGGATCGCCCAAGAAAAGGCTGGTATCATCAAACACAACGGTCTTTGCATCATCGCCGATCAGCGCTTAGACGACAGCTCTGTCGTTGATCAACTTGCATTGGGTCCGCTGCAGAACGAGGCGAAGCAGTTGGGCAACAGGGCAGCTGGAATCATGGATTCCATCCGCAACGTCTGCATGACTCACAATGCTCGCCTCGTCAAGACGTACATCCCATGGAAAGTGTTGAGTCTGCCACCGACCAAGATGGACCGATGGGGAAGTGTGATTGATTTCACCCCGCGGTTGGCGCCGACCTTGTTTCTGTCGACTTCGGGACTGAACCCTCCATCGACGTTTGTTGCACATCCTCACGATCCGGTGGTGTTCGGGGTGCCGGTGCAGGTGGAGCGAACGAGGGCGAATTTGACCGGAGTATGCATGGCTGTTCAGACCTTGTCGTCAATCGCGCGCGATGAATGGGCGCAGGATCGGTGGGAGGAACTGCGGACGCGCATCATGTGGGGGTTGCGAGACGATGCGGAATCCAATCTGCGGGTGAGGGAGAGCATCAATGCCGTCAGCTGGGCGGGCAGGTGTAGCTGGCACACGTTCGACGGAAAGCACGTCCTCATCGACGGCGCACACAACGAGGCTAGTGCAAAAGCCCTCCGCGAGTACCTCGACAGCTGTCTTTCTGCGCGAGCGCTCTCGAACCAAGCCAAAGCGAAAGGCAAATCGCAGTTCGAAATCACTTACATCTTGGCGTTCTCTGAAGGCAAAGACTACGAAGCCATGGTCAAGGCGCTCTTGGACCAACCGACGTGGGTGGAAAAGCAAAGTGTTGCGCTGACGCGTTTCAGCGCGCCCGAGGGTATGCCTTGGGTCAAGAGTGTCGAGTTGCAGGATGGGTTAAAGACGTTAAAGCGGCTAAGCAAGCAGCTGGATTTGGGAGAGTTGAGAGTGTTTGATAGTGTGGCACGAGCGATGGAGTGGGCTACCGCTAAGGGCGAGGCgccggtggtggtggctgGAAGTCTGTATTTGGTCGCTGATGCGTACAGGTTGTTGAGGGACAAGGGGGTTTGGTCGGGATGA